The genomic interval TAAACGTAATTAAATTAACGATGTTTTCTGCGTTTCATTCTTACATGTGCGAACATAAGTTcttatggtactgtggggcaagacaagacacctttagcactcaataatcaaatatcctggccgtgttttaaacaattaccaagggtctatgggattcgtgaggatacggtttttacaattctttgaatgctctttgtttaccagcaaatgggacgagaaaatggaataaaaaggtgtcccatcctcccccaccctactacatattaaACACCATACAGCTTTATTTATACagtgcaaaatatatatttaccgtttacttttaaaaaactaaagaataaaacaaaagttatacGATTTTTTTCTGGCCAAGGCTTACATGTGCGGCCTGCGCGTAtgcatttttattacaaatattttttattgcctATATTTCGCGAATGCCAAACAAATGTTATTATCAATCGTTTAATCATTCATCAGTTAAAGACCTTTTATCATTAACGTGTAGGTATTTgctaaaaaatgaatttacgGCGTTTGAAATTATGCGTTGTTAAACTTACTATAATATTTCGAATGTGCATAAAAGCATTCATTTATGATTGAGCTTTTCTAAGGTCAAACGTATATGTCTTCATCGAGGAAAAGGCTTGTCGCAGAAAAGAaatcataaattataaaagcatGACCGATTGCAGGGCGCGCGGATAATAAACACTTGCAAATACGTCTTCATTAGTTCGAAAGCTTTTTAAGATGCGTTCCGGAGGTTTCTGACACGTTTAGTGTCTCAGCGTGTGGCGTGCGTCAATTTATTACACCCCTGCGATTATATGTGCGTGCAATTAGATGGAGACAGAATGATGGAGAGTAATCAATTAACGCATACAATAATCGCACAGGAGGATTCAAAATTAATTTGATAGAAAGAACCGCGCAAAAAACAACCGAGATCGCATTGAGACGAACGTAGTCCGTGACATATGTTTGTCAGACCTAATGGGTTTAATGGTGGCCCGGGATGTACATAAAAGGTGAACCACCGAACTTTTATTCAGTGCGTCCAAGATTACAAGAGAGAAGGAGCTGTTTAAAGACCAACAACTCACTGTACGACTTAGAGGAAAATTTCGAGAGGCGTTTGTGAACTAAACACCTCAATATTTCCGCAGAGATTTAAGATTAGGAAAacgtttcaatttaaaaaatagaatgtcTTGGAAATGTTTTTCTGCTGTTTTGGTCGTTATTGCGTGTTGTGGCGGAGTTAAAGGTGGGGCAATTATAACGTAAAAACCTTGATAATCAGTTTAATGGGTTCTGCTTTTATacttgaaaaatattattatatagaaaaaatagaTACCGGCGCCGCGTGGCAAAacggttagcgcgcctgcacCTAACCAATAGGTAATCAGTTCGAGGCTTGTCGGTGCCACTATTaggggcgtatgtgtcattgggaaagacaattgccccaacccagtggtcacgaATAGGTGCTATATGAACAAATTccaataatcacccacaaatatAACTCGTATGCTGGCATAGGGTGTATCATAACTACTGTcatttccggccacgcgataataaagcaagtttttcatttaataatttttcagGCCAAGAAAGTCTAAATGAGGAGAGTATGCCGCAGGAGATTTATAAAGACCTTCAGGTAAGATACGTTAAATTTAATACCCTTTATTAggctttttgtaaaatatacgGTAGGGTCGGATAAGATGTGACACATGGTCTTTTCTCGTCatatttggtagaaaataGAGTATATATTTACGGAACTAAATAACCGCATATTCGCGAAAAAcctttgtaaattgtttaaaacataatcataaAATATAGGATTTCGTGTTAACTACATTCGATCATACCCgtagtactatatatacatttaacatatatttgATTCCAGAACTCAAACAACTTACCAGGGTACGAAAGTGAAAGCAAGGGCGTTGTTAATCACGTGACGAATATGCCCGATGCTGAAATTCTGCAGGTATAAATTTTTCTTGGCATTACCTACAAAGGTACATTCCATCATTTTGGAGTAAAACTcgaattttagtttttattgcttttattttgACACGAAGTTTTTGACCAAGCTgattgttacatttattagACACAAACGATTTATTGTATGACGTAGACAAACACGCGTcccttttaaaaagttaacgGGACTGAATATATGCAACTTCCGTGGCGTGAAATTGACAGGCGTATGAACACGGatgctttgttttaaacaccttgtgtccgcACAAGTTAAgtacgtaactttgtaggtgatagattttttatgtatgtctgacagtttagacaactcattattAACCACTGGATTAGAGCAATTGGtcgaaaaagtttaaacttaatcGGGATTTAAAAccgaatttaaattataagacaaattttaaaaatcagataaaatattttctaacgtaaatttaaaataattgaagaGATAGCTCCGTAAATGACTTTAAACGAAAACCGAATTTTgtcgaaaataaaatttcctcATTGCATTACGTATGCAGTAATTAAGTCCTAAACTTCATGAATCTGCATATTTAAATGACTAACTCACTTATCGTTctagaaataatattaaatagcaAGCTAAGAGAATACGATTGGTCGATCGGGGTAAGGTGgtatttgttttcattctcccCCAAAAATTTTACGTAgagaattgtaaaaaaaaacagtaaacgAGTATAACCAAAAGTACAACTAAATTCATACGAATCGGAACACATCGCACAATAGTTTAACACCAAATAGTTTCAAGTACTTTTAATACATTCTATTTGGAAGTGGGAGGTTACAACAATATCAACGAAAGTTTTAAGATGAATTACTATCGATTTAATAAGAAAATCGACAAGCTTTTAGGGAAAGTGGGCTGTTGTTTTCTACACAAATCTCATCTACAATAAACTCAAGAGGGGATGTAGAGACAGATAAAGATTTGCGCAGAGCGACCAATCAGATTAAATTACGACCAACTTGATCAATATAAACTGATTTAATCTAGCGGAAatgaaagtaaaatattgCAACATTTCGAAATTACAATCGCTCTACTCTTGATTTTATTTCGCTTTGCAGAAAATCCTGTATTTACTGGAAGAAGAACGCATGCCAAGTGAGAACGATCAACGCACAGGAACAGCTGCGGGAAATGTCGCTACCAGGCAGCTTCATGTGCCAAGCATATTGAAACGGTTCTCAATGCCTTCGGTGATAAAAAAGGGCATGATGGGCCCTTCCATTATTAAGCGAATAGGTCCAGGACCTTCGTTCGGTGGGCAGCAAGAACAAAAAGTAGTGGAACCAACCACAAGAAACCACCGCATGATGCTCGGACCTGGAATACTGAAGAGATTCGGAATGATTCCGTCCATCATTAAAAAGAGGCGCTTCATGGGCCCGTCCATCATAAAACGGGACGGAGCACAGGTAATTCAACGCTccaaataacaacaaaacctATGTCCTTATGCGATAAGTCACATACTAAACCCTTTTTTATACGAATCAACAAGAATATAATTGTCTTCGCCGTTAAAACAAAGTTGGACAAAAAACTTGTAACTACACACATAACAGAATAAGcattaaacagtttaattattgttaacaataagttttaaatttttgtttaccgaAAGTTATGGTTTCAGTAAATCGTGATAttaaaaagagtttttattttaggaacCGACCGACAACTCCTACAACTACTAATGTTCACGTTCGtttaagtttcatatttcaAGTAGTTGGTGTCATAATTGGCGTAATTGGTTTGTGGATTTCTCATCGTTGTCGGTTTTAATATAGAACCTGGTTTTGCCGAGATTGTGTAGTAGTCAATTCATTGCAGACACTGGTAGTtaacaatatagtaggttggggggagatgggacacctacagcacataatatccaaatatcgtattcatgttttaaacaactacccGTGCTCTATAGGAGTCATAAGGGTAAGGTTctataatcctttgaattttccttgtttactaccaaatgggacgagaaaatagaatgacaaAACGTGCCTTCTTCCCCCATTTGTAATTACAGCAGCCAAATATTACGACCTGTCCCAAAGGGAAATTACATCNNNNNNNNNNNNNNNNNNNNNNNNNNNNNNNNNNNNNNNNNNNNNNNNNNNNNNNNNNNNNNNNNNNNNNNNNNNNNNNNNNNNNNNNNNNNNNNNNNNNNNNNNNNNNNNNNNNNNNNNNNNNNNNNNNNNNNNNNNNNNNNNNNNNNNNNNNNNNNNNNNNNNNNNNNNNNNNNNNNNNNNNNNNNNNNNNNNNNNNNNNNNNNNNNNNNNNNNNNNNNNNNNNNNNNNNNNNNNNNNNNNNNNNNNNNNNNNNNNNNNNNNNNNNNNNNNNNNNNNNNNNNNNNNNNNNNNNNNNNNNNNNNNNNNNNNNNNNNNNNNNNNNNNNNNNNNNNNNNNNNNNNNNNNNNNNNNNNNNNNNNNNNNNNNNNNNNNNNNNNNNNNNNNNNNNNNNNNNNNNNNNNNNNNNNNNNNNNNNNNNNNNNNNNNNNNNNNNNNNNNNNNNNNNNNNNNNNNNNNNNNNNNNNNNNNNNNNNNNNNNNNNNNNNNNNNNNNNNNNNcccaacccagtggtcacgaATAGGTGCTATATGAACAAATTccaataatcacccacaaatatAACTCGTATGCTGGCATAGGGTGTATCATAACTACTGTcatttccggccacgcgataataaagcaagtttttcatttaataatttttcagGCCAAGAAAGTCTAAATGAGGAGAGTATGCCGCAGGAGATTTATAAAGACCTTCAGGTAAGATACGTTAAATTTAATACCCTTTATTAggctttttgtaaaatatacgGTAGGGTCGGATAAGATGTGACACGTGGTCTTTTCTCGTCatatttggtagaaaataGAGTATATATTTACGGAACTAAATAACCACATCTTCGCGAAAAAcctttgtaaattgtttaaaacataatcataaaatataggatttaCGTGTTAACCACATTCGATCATACCCATatagtactatatacacatttaacatatatttgATTCCAGAACTCAAACAACTTACCGGGGTTCGAAAGTGAAAGTAAGGGCGTTGGTAATCACGTGACGAATATGCCCGATGCTGAAATTTTGCAGGTATGAATTGTTATGGCATTTTTTTGGCATTACCTACAAAGGTACATTCCATCATTTTGGAGTAAAACTcgaattttagtttttattgcttttctTATGACACGAAGTTTTAGACCAAGCTGATTGGAATATTT from Ciona intestinalis chromosome 2, KH, whole genome shotgun sequence carries:
- the LOC108949269 gene encoding uncharacterized protein LOC108949269 → MYIKGEPPNFYSVRPRLQERRSCLKTNNSLDLRLGKRFNLKNRMSWKCFSAVLVVIACCGGVKGQESLNEESMPQEIYKDLQNSNNLPGYESESKGVVNHVTNMPDAEILQKILYLLEEERMPSENDQRTGTAAGNVATRQLHVPSILKRFSMPSVIKKGMMGPSIIKRIGPGPSFGGQQEQKVVEPTTRNHRMMLGPGILKRFGMIPSIIKKRRFMGPSIIKRDGAQEPTDNSYNY